Part of the Chaetodon trifascialis isolate fChaTrf1 chromosome 1, fChaTrf1.hap1, whole genome shotgun sequence genome, ATAACAGACTTTAAACCATTTGATATTGACCATTTAGCCTGTTTCTAGCGAGCAGGTAATGGCCGTCAATCACTCTCAGGTGCGCGCGCTCCCGGAACCATTGAAGTGTCTTCATTTGTTCCGGGGGACGCTTTTGAGCGACGTACTGAAAGAGGAATTTGTTCAGATAAGTCGTTTCATTAGCGTGTAGTGTAAGCTAACAACATTCAACGCATTTGAAGGTCTGTATTGAAAGATGATTTTTGGGTATTTTTGTGTTGTACGTGTACGCTATCTTTGACTAACGCTACTTAATCCCATCCAGAGCGGTCTATTTTTTTTGTTCCGCCTAGGAAATATGGTTTGCATCATATAGCAAGTACATCAAAATAGACATGTCCGTTAACACAGTATAAGGTTTTATAGCCGCGTTAGCTCGTATGTCGTGGTATTCAGTGGTTCTGTAGCTTCTCATCTGTCATTGCAGTATGACCGAGACTGCGGATAACCTGCAGAAGTACGAGGAGCTGTTTGCCCACAGATTTTCCTCGGAGGACCATGAATACCAGCAGTATTTGAGCCGACCACCTGACCCCCCACCCATCATCGAGGACTGGAGGAGTCGTGGAGGAGGAAACTTCAGAGGCAGAGATAACAGGTAACGTACCGTTAGCTCGCAAAGTAgagttatgttttgttttgttttttctttcttttcataaaCTGTAATTTACGTAAcgtcatttattcatttttaggCTTAGTGCTGCTATTAAGAATGAATCTTCATTGTGTTCCaagaaaatctgatttaaatCGGTGTTTGCTTATAAGCTTCACTTTCACTGTGGTCTGATATCTCAGCTGTTACTTTGGTTGGTGCCATGTTATCACAATGGCTGGGGCTACAAAATTATAACTAAGATATAAAAGATTAAAATAtacttttattaatcactgcacacacatgctacagagACCTTTTAAGCCCTCCAGAGCCAATGGAGCCATTATACAGCTCCTGTATTCACAGGCTGAACACAGTACTCCTTATGATTAGCAAACTGACTTTTATTTGTGAATTGATGGTGCACCCCGTTAAGTTTGATAAAATTTAATCAGTTTGCACCGTTCTATACCAGACGCTATAAACTACTTCacaattaaaagacaaagacagcacaattttaaagtgaaaaaattaTTAACAACAAGACTAAAGAAAGACGAGTCTAAACATTTGTTGTCAATCTAATTTGTAACCATCACGTAAAGGGCAAACCTGGCTTCCTTAACAGGGGTAAGATGTTGTACAAAAATGCAAttagacacaaaacacagaattacAGGCAATAGCAGTACACATACAGGCAGCTGCTGCAACAGGCTGCCTACCACTGAGCTTCTGGCAGTAAATGATTGGCGATTTCTCTCGTTTCAGGCTGTCCTGTTGCATGTTCCATGTAATGCGTGTATTAGTACCTGTTGTTGACGGCTGGAAGTTAATTTACATCCGTCTCCCTTTAGGTACCAGGACCGTCGTGGATACGGAGGTCGTGGTTGGGGTGGAAACCGGGGTTGGGGAGGCGACCGAAGTTGGGGCAGAGACCAGGGTTGGAGAGGGGACCATCGTGGGCAGCAACACTGGCATGACAGAGACCGAGACCGAGAccgagacagagacagagacagagacagagacagagacagagacagtgacagagacaggcaCTCCGGGCATGGAAGTAGGTATCAGTCAGGCCCTCCAAGCTCCAACCAGGAATACAACTCCCATCATCAGAGACCATATTATGACCGCTAATAAGCTCTAATCTGTCAGGTGATGTCAGTATTCTTATATTTGCAGTCTTACTACTTGCATTGCAATACCGTATGTGGCAATGTgcaactgttgtttttttttcataagcAAGGGCTGAGCAATAGATAAACTAATAATTTACTGTCCATCATCGTAACTTTAACTTGAACAATTTTATTGTATGAATCAAAAATGCAAAGCCGATGCTCACTTCACTTACTGTTCCCATACTGTATCTTTTTTCTCATATTACGTCATATTGCTCAGCCCTGTAATCATTTAACATTTTCTCGTTACATTTTTGGGAACGATAAGGACATACTTGTAATTTTCTGTAATGGGACTCATTGGAAAATCCAATGAGTCCCCAAATGGCTTTGGGGAAATATCACTCAGGAGTTGTTTTGCGCTCAGATAGTTTTCATCTTTTACATGCTTTGATATCAGGGTGTTCTGAATCATCCAGTACAGTGTTGTTGCAAACAGTGAATCAGAATTTCCAGAGAAAATCTATTTCTAAcgcagttttatttttctgtgtcacGACAGTATATATGGATGCTTTTGAACGGAGCTGTTGTCAATAAACATGTATTTTCTTAATTACTTGGTTTCTGTTTTGTGAGACTGCGGGGCCGATGATTTAATTTCTTCTGAATTATCAAAGATaattttttctgtgtgtggagTATTGGATTGGACAGGCCACTAAAAATCCATAAGttgaaacagaaggaaaaatgAATCTTTGATTTTCTCATAGCTAATGTTCACAGTAAGATCTAACTCGTGACAAGGATTTGCAAGCAGGCATTGAGTTGTTTTAATGGGTTATAGGACGAAAAGGTTAGGAATCACTGATACAGTGGTGGACATACCTTAAGAGTAGGGGTCTACTCTTAACTACTGGAGGGGCCAGATCTGTTTCATTACGTTTGTTGTTGTGCTTAGCCTTAAacttcatttttaaattttcaCCAGTCTTTAATTTTGGagtaatcattttattttgtggcaAAGCTGCCAAAAAATTGTTTCTCTACTCCATATTTAATATTTAGTGAGCTGCACTGAACTGTGCAACTCATCAACACGTATATTTTGGCTTAAAGGTGTTTCTGGTGCAACTTTCACTCCACAAATCATACTTTAATTAAATGTGttcataaatgtttgttttaaaaatgatggtTTTGAAGTGACGAGGGCCAGGTGGCCTCTATCAAAGAGTAACCTGCATCCTGTTATCCAAGTAATTAGTGTTTGGGACCACTGGGATCATTCAGATGGTGTATATCTGACCCGTGTTTAAATCAAGTCACTTCATAAAGCACATTTAGACCATTTCTAGCTGCGTCAAATAATCTGCTCTGATGAACATTGTGATGCACCCTCTCTCATTTTTTAACACTcatttaaatatattaaaatttGCAATCAACAAATTCTTTCTTAGAAGATGAAGTTGTGTTCTCTCTCACTATGTGCTCCGAATTCAAGAATTTGCTGAAGCCACATTTCATGACTGTTTCAGCCTTTTATGTCAGCACTCATAGTCAGCGGCTCAGCAGAAGCCTAAGACCAATAGTTCACAAtgtgaaaagcagctgaaatatttatgTGCATCATTAATACATTATTGCTACATGCATCATTGGCTATGGCACATGTAGCTCATTGCCCAAAGATGTCAGTACTTGTGTATCTCAGTCCATTGACAGCAGATCTCTAATTAAGTAATAACAAATGGTGACTTTGGACACACTGGCCCACTCCGCTGATCCACAACACAAGCAGAAATGTTCTGCATTGTTTAGTCAGTGCCTGAATGCCATTCTGTGCTGTCTATTTATGGCCCTGTTGAAGACGAGGTTAACAGTTCATTTGGACTTCAGCAGTGCAATCAGCTGTGATGACGAGGGAGGAGGTTAGGGAGAAAGTGGATGGGGGATGTGCTGAAAATGGCACGCAGCGGGAAAGGCTGCCATCACCACTGTAATCAGTTTAGATTAGAGAAACTTCACCCTAGACTGCTGCGTCTTCATGGAGCAGGGAGGTGGTAACAGTAAAGTAGATTTATTGGCAAAGAAATACCAAAATGTAACTGTTGCAGTTTGGTGGCATGGAGAAGAAATTAGTGTAATTagaaataaacatgattttacagtcaaacatttctgaaaatatGCATATTTGTTTGCTGAGAGAGGACTTTCACGTCTGTCAGTTACATATTGCCAAcagtcagcagccagttagcttagcttagcgcaCAAAACAGCCAGCTAAGCTCTGTCCAAAAGTCACAAAACAAGCATgccagcacctccaaagctcaccaATTAATAATGGCAtagctgtctttttttaatctacataaaaaccaaagtgtaaaaatgacacattgtGAGTTGGGTGCTGGGTGGTCATTCAAAAGTTTTACCTCATGGAGATGCTGTTAGCGATGTGATGTTAGCGGTCCGCCACTGTGGCCCAGGCTGAACTATCTCAGCAACTATGTGATGAATTGCTTTGAAATTTtcatacagacattcatggtctccagaggactCACTGACTCTTCCTCCAGCACCAACATAACGCTcgcatttgtggttttgagtggaATGTTTTGGCAGGTGTTTGATGGATTTTCATCCCTCAACCTAGCAATGTTAGCAGACTAATATGCTAAAGGAATATGGTGAACATAAACATTACCTGCTAAACCTCGTGAACAAGTTAGCCCGCAGCAGTTAGCATTTAGgtcagtacagcctcacagagctacGAGCAAGGCTGTAAATGCTCTCTTTTGAAACCTTTTCcatgtctgcacactgtatATTCAAACCTGCTTTGAATTTGTGGGTTGTTTCACAGCTAATATTCCAGTTTCCCTTAGACTGAGATACACTGACATCCTGAAATCATCAGGAGCTCAACCCTGAGGATTGTGTCTGAATGTATTATTGCCacgttaagaaaaaaaaatcagcataaaATTGTCAAGGATTCATTCAGCTACTTGCTGGAGAGGAGCTCATGAAACTTTCAGTGCCCCCTATAATCAAACCCATTGCCTATTCCATTTTAATTAATAAGCTGTTAATGCATGAGAATGAGAGTGTAAGAGAAGGAAAACAATAGAGAGTCATAGTGAGGGACGAGTGCGAGTCCCCTCGGTCTGGTCTGCCGGGCTGTCAGGCTTCATGTGGCCTGTTTGTGACGATGCAATGTGACAGCAATGGAGACAGTGTGCTGGGGGCCATGTCCTTGATGATGAACTCATCCACCACAATCATCACTCTATCTCCCCAACTGTCTaagtgcatacacacatacatgtgtgcgCACAAAACACAGCCTCTCCActaatatacacacacacagacaccacatCCCCCAGCCCCTGCAGCACTCGGCGACCTACATCTGGTGTTGGAGAGTGCAGGGGCTAAGGTTGGCCCAGGCCAGCCTGCCCCCAGCAGACAGTGGGGAGGGTTCATGtagtgtgtgacgtgtgtgaaTGGCGAAATACTtttgctctcctctttctgctgaaATAAATGCCCCCCAGCTCAGTAAAGCACATACAAATCAGGACGTTATTACACCCTGTCACACACGTGCAGATAATAGGCAAGCACTCATATGTGCACTTAGACTTAAGAATAGACCCTAATAATTGCCATAGCAGATGCGGTTTGATAGCATCTTGTCCCCTGCTCATCCAACTGCATGCTCTGTAAGTTAATCATGCAGCCGCTCAGGTCATCCATGGAAAGACAGTGGACTCTGCTGCTGCCGAGGGGAGCTTGTTAGTCTGATTATATCTGGTGGTACCTCCACAAGAACAAAGGCTTTTATTATACTCAGTGGAGGAAGTACTTGGTTCCTTTACTTGGATGAaagtacaaatacaaaacaaacatactCAGATACTCACATACAAGCAGAGGTCccacattctgcagaatattgtCCTGTGACTGATATATTATTGGATAAGACTTTAGTgtttttctctaatctttgctctttgtgaaatattggaAAGTTGTACCTGTACTGTACCAATTTGGGCatcaaatttaaatgaaatgaaatgatgtcagAACGCTTTCTTTGGTAGAACTGATAACATCTGacagacatctgaaacatgacaagaGGCCCGAAACAGACACTGCTTTTTGTAAGGggtcaaaagccaaaaaaggTTGGAAACCACTGGCTTAATCTTTTATagtgtgttgtattttataCCCTGATCGTAttctttaatttacattttagttTGGACAGTAATTAGGAATTCAAGCCATTAAATAAAAAGTAATCAGAAATTTGTGGAGTAGAAATAAGAAccttaaaattacatttgttaTTTATACAGTACTttagtaaatgtactttccTTTTACTTTTCAACACTGGTTGTACTGCCACAAACAgtaagatccatccatccattatctataccgcctatccctttcggggttgcggggggctggagcctatcccagctacaatgggcgagaggcggggtacaccctgagccggtcgccagccgattgcagggccacatgcaaagacagacaaacattcacactcacactcacacctacggacaatttagagtcatcaattaacctaatgagcatgtttttggtctgtgggaggaagccggagtgcccggagagaacccacgcatacacgggaagaacatgcaaacttcacacagaaaggccctgcctgacccggggatcgaaccggcaaccttcttgctgtgaggcacgcgcactacctgctgcgccaccgtgcagcccaaacAGTAAGATATGAAATTTATTATCAAAAGTCCTGTTTGATCTTCAGAACCAAGAACTTGCCATCTGCACAGACCTTACATCCACTGTTCAGTTCATCTGCGTCATCCAAACCGGTGCTTTACTGCAGGGACAGGCTGACATGTCATCTGAATTACTCCTAACACACTGAGAATCCTTTCAGGGCAGAAATGATGCTGGTTTGTGACTGATGTTCTGTCAAAAATGCAGTGtctcagctgtctttctcttttcttaaaTTCATTCCCAAATTCAACAGCGCCAGGATATCACGTGGAACATTTGTTTGTCTTCAGCCTGCTCTGTGTTTACCGCTAACAAGGCTGCAATTAAACTTAAGGATGACAAGCATCAGCACCCTGCAGAGCGCCTCATCGATCCGCCGCTGAATATCTACATTGTTGAATATTAATGAAAGTCACACTCAAAGGGCACGGGCAGAGTTTCTTTGATAAAcaaatgttctgcttttggaaacCAGTCGGTAAGGAATTCATTTTACTTTCCGTGGTGATTCCTGGCTTGTTAACTAAATGTGTTCATGTCATGTGCTCTGGTAACAAACCTTTGTCAGACGTCAAACTcacaacataaaacaacagAGTGTTTATACTGGAGCCCATATGCTGCAACCACCAATTAAAAACATGCTGTCGTGTCATAGATGTAAgcgatggctgaattccatttagctacTTAAGTTTTAGGGTGCTGGTGTTGTTCATGCTGGCACGGTTTACTTTCCTATTGTAAGAGGTCAAAATGTCACTTAAGTCACTTCATTTTGCAGAATTTTCACTTAGTATTGAGCAGTATATCGCATCTTTCTGTTCCTGGCAGAAATGAACTTCGAAATTATGcaatagaaaacagaaaaaatacagaCCTATGCACCTGACTACCTGGACTTCCATCATGTCACTATAACCATATTGCCATGTTTCCTCCATCAGcaccaaaaaaagcaaatgtccGTAAAGTTTGTATTTTCTTCAGTGAGACAGGAAAGCCATGAtgaccctcctctcctcttccctcctgtGAATTATAAAGTGCAAGAAGTCACAAATGAGTAGTTTTAACTTGACATGAGCAAAGCTCGACACCCAGTGATTCAGTGGCTCAGGGGGGTACTGATGCTCAACACACAGTCCTATATATGTACGTGGTAATTAATTACAGTCTTACATCACTGGGAAACAGATTACATAACTCCCACCAGCTggacaagtacacacacacacacacacacacacacacacacacacacacacacacacacacacacacacacacacacacacacacaaacacgctccTTCATCCCTGCAGGTTGATGTTGCTGTGAGGTGGTCTGGACACACACCCAGACTGGATCTCACAGCAGAACATTCTGTATAAATGTTGATAACAGCCACAGAGGATGCGTCATGCTAACTGGGTGTACAGGATGTTTGAATAAATGGGCCGGCGAAGATTAATCACCCTGGAAAATTGCAGGAAAGGCTGCACACCGAAGTCAAACTTCAGGTTGACTGATTGAGTGCAGCCTCAGATGAAGCCAATTCACTTTTTAGGAACATCTAAAAGGAATTTACAAATTACCCAACGTGGTTTAAATTCACTGGAGTGTACAAGTGAACGTTGCAGATAGAATTGGACTGAATGACTTAAATTCATATCTTAAAGCTGAACTCCAtagattttacacatcaaagtctgctTACTGGTCTTGTTGAGTACTATTACACATGAAGCAGTTGCCTTTAGCAGCTCCAGAGGGAGCAGCACAAAGTCTGATGAATTGCCTTGtgtgatgtcactcgagtcagTGCGAGTTTGAGCTTGAAGacaaatttgaaaaataaatacatctaaTTAGCATAATTCACCTGCATTGAATTGTACGTATTATGTGTGGCAAGGTTCgataaagaagaagaatacataaaacaaaaaacaaaattcttcatcatcacttttgaaaaatgttccaTTAAAAGTTGAACAGTGTTGAACGTGCTGAATCCGTGGAGCGCTCATTAACAGCGCAGTCGACAGGCTGCGACTGCCATAAGCAACGCTAAAGAGCTGCTTTCactttatgtatttttaatgacagttttatgtgaaattcttcACATCTGAGTGAATCTCATCCTTTTCAGAAGTTAATATGGCCAAGAAGACACATCCTGTGCCTTCCTTCAGCCACTTTTCAAAAGATTGCTTCGACTGTTAGATATCTCATCACCTCTGTGTTTATTCATACTCTTA contains:
- the LOC139329123 gene encoding RNA guanine-N7 methyltransferase activating subunit-like; translation: MTETADNLQKYEELFAHRFSSEDHEYQQYLSRPPDPPPIIEDWRSRGGGNFRGRDNRYQDRRGYGGRGWGGNRGWGGDRSWGRDQGWRGDHRGQQHWHDRDRDRDRDRDRDRDRDRDRDSDRDRHSGHGSRYQSGPPSSNQEYNSHHQRPYYDR